One window from the genome of Streptomyces cadmiisoli encodes:
- a CDS encoding M23 family metallopeptidase — MRAMRCTRVIPALPLGVALAVLSPAAGADTAPAAGPAAPDAPVPAIGRVWPVGVRPTVLRGWEPPASRYGRGHRGVDLAAPAGTPVRAVAAGRVSFAGRVAGNGTVSVELRDSGVPPLRTTYQPVRPSVAKGAVVEAGAVVGTVEPAGSHCAATCVHWGLLRGPTYLDPLSLLPPELLRRPPSRLLPVLGVPPPEA, encoded by the coding sequence ATGCGAGCGATGCGATGCACCCGAGTGATCCCGGCGTTGCCGCTGGGCGTGGCACTGGCGGTCCTGTCCCCTGCGGCCGGGGCGGACACCGCGCCGGCCGCAGGGCCCGCCGCCCCGGACGCACCGGTTCCGGCGATCGGCCGCGTCTGGCCGGTCGGCGTACGCCCGACCGTGCTTCGCGGCTGGGAGCCCCCGGCGAGCCGATACGGCCGCGGCCACCGCGGGGTGGATCTCGCGGCGCCGGCCGGGACCCCGGTGCGCGCGGTCGCGGCGGGCCGGGTGTCGTTCGCGGGCAGAGTGGCCGGCAACGGCACCGTGTCGGTGGAGCTGCGCGATTCGGGTGTTCCTCCGCTGCGCACGACGTACCAGCCGGTCCGCCCGTCCGTGGCGAAGGGGGCCGTGGTTGAGGCCGGTGCGGTGGTGGGCACCGTGGAGCCCGCGGGCTCCCACTGCGCGGCCACCTGCGTGCACTGGGGCCTGCTGAGGGGCCCGACGTACCTGGACCCGCTGTCCCTCCTGCCACCCGAACTGCTGCGCCGACCACCGTCCCGGCTGCTCCCGGTACTCGGCGTGCCCCCGCCAGAGGCGTAG
- a CDS encoding ABC transporter permease, translating to MDLARTEVAPGKRPNRGGAARLGFIALPVAFFGLFFAYPVAAIVARGLKADGDWRFGRIVEVAAQSDIRHVLWFTTWQAVASTALTLLVALPGAYVFARFDFPGRQLLRAVVTVPFVLPTVVVGSAFLALVGRGGLLDELWGVRLDTTVWAILLAHVFFNYAVVVRTVGGLWAQLDPRQEEAARVLGASRWAAWRTVTLPALGPAVAAAALMVFLFTFTSFGVVQILGGPTFSTLEVEIYRQTSEIFDLPTAAVLTMIQFGAVGAILAVHAWTVRRRETALRLVDASGTARRPRGAGQWALLAGVLGCVAVLILLPLAVLVQRSLDAPDFGYYRALTREDGGTFLVPPIHAIGNSLTYAVAATAIAVLIGGLAAAALTRRDAGRFVRGFDALLMLPLGVSAVTVGFGFLIALDEPPLDLRSSWILVPLAQALVGVPFVVRTMLPVLRAVDARLREAAAVLGASPWRAWREVDLPMVRRALLVAAGFAFAVSLGEFGATVFIARPDSPTLPVAVARLLGRPGELNYGQAMALSTILMLVCAVALLVLERLRTDRTGEF from the coding sequence GTGGACCTCGCTCGTACTGAAGTAGCCCCGGGGAAGCGGCCGAACAGGGGAGGCGCGGCGCGGCTGGGGTTCATCGCCCTGCCCGTCGCGTTCTTCGGGCTGTTCTTCGCCTACCCGGTCGCGGCGATCGTGGCCCGCGGGCTGAAGGCCGACGGGGACTGGCGGTTCGGGCGGATCGTGGAGGTGGCGGCACAGTCGGACATCCGGCACGTGCTGTGGTTCACCACCTGGCAGGCGGTCGCCTCGACCGCGCTCACGCTGCTGGTGGCGCTGCCCGGCGCGTACGTCTTCGCCCGCTTCGACTTCCCCGGCAGACAGCTGCTGCGGGCCGTCGTGACGGTGCCGTTCGTGCTGCCCACGGTGGTCGTCGGGTCGGCGTTCCTGGCACTGGTCGGGCGGGGCGGCCTGCTCGACGAGCTGTGGGGCGTACGCCTCGACACCACCGTGTGGGCGATCCTGCTCGCGCACGTCTTCTTCAACTACGCCGTCGTCGTGCGGACCGTCGGCGGACTGTGGGCGCAGCTCGACCCGCGGCAGGAGGAGGCCGCGCGAGTGCTGGGGGCGTCGCGCTGGGCCGCCTGGCGCACCGTGACCCTGCCCGCGCTCGGGCCCGCCGTCGCCGCCGCCGCGCTGATGGTCTTCCTGTTCACCTTCACCTCTTTCGGCGTGGTGCAGATCCTGGGCGGGCCCACCTTCTCCACCCTCGAAGTGGAGATCTACCGGCAGACCTCGGAGATCTTCGACCTGCCCACCGCCGCCGTGCTGACGATGATCCAGTTCGGGGCGGTGGGCGCGATCCTCGCCGTGCACGCCTGGACGGTACGGCGGCGGGAGACGGCGCTGCGTCTGGTCGACGCGTCCGGGACGGCGCGCCGCCCCCGGGGCGCGGGGCAGTGGGCGTTGCTGGCCGGTGTCCTCGGCTGTGTGGCCGTACTGATCCTGCTGCCGCTGGCCGTGCTGGTGCAGCGTTCCCTGGACGCGCCCGACTTCGGCTACTACCGGGCGCTGACCCGTGAGGACGGCGGGACCTTCCTGGTCCCGCCGATCCACGCGATCGGCAATTCGCTGACCTACGCGGTCGCCGCCACCGCCATCGCCGTACTGATCGGCGGGCTCGCCGCCGCGGCGCTGACCCGGCGGGACGCGGGGCGGTTCGTGCGCGGCTTCGACGCGCTGCTGATGCTGCCGCTCGGGGTCTCGGCGGTGACGGTGGGCTTCGGCTTCCTGATCGCCCTCGACGAACCGCCGCTGGACCTGCGCAGCTCGTGGATCCTGGTGCCGCTCGCGCAGGCGCTGGTCGGCGTCCCGTTCGTCGTACGGACGATGCTGCCGGTGCTGCGGGCCGTCGACGCGCGGCTGCGGGAGGCGGCGGCGGTGCTCGGGGCGTCGCCGTGGCGTGCCTGGCGCGAGGTGGACCTGCCGATGGTGCGGCGGGCGCTGCTGGTCGCGGCCGGGTTCGCCTTCGCCGTGTCGCTCGGCGAGTTCGGGGCGACGGTCTTCATCGCGCGGCCGGACAGCCCGACGCTGCCGGTCGCCGTGGCACGGCTGCTGGGGCGTCCCGGTGAACTCAACTACGGGCAGGCCATGGCCCTTTCGACGATTCTGATGCTGGTGTGCGCGGTGGCGCTGCTGGTGCTGGAGCGCTTGCGCACCGACCGTACGGGAGAGTTCTGA
- a CDS encoding LamG domain-containing protein: MTLAGSCVAALLATAAGTAHAVDNLPPEQPLAQDLKSQGKACATGDNTAYVSQPPRLSAVLYDPEEDNQPSEFSPVTAEFEAWWTDATGVEQRRAHTTVTSSSGAFHYWTMPDDIPANTVVSWHVRAHDGEAASPWSDEGEGTLCSFVYDDTNPEKATITSPEYPNPEDVFWVDGVGVYGHFTMDSPSDDVVSYRYSFLGGPHGTVSAERPGAAVTIPYLPLRSGPDYLMVHAIDRSGRLGERAQYNFNVKRGRAPVAHWPLDDPAGSRSASAETGAVARAGTGVTFGGPAPAGTGATGTVSLDGSGHGFLTTDAPATDIRKSFAVSAWVRPAETGRNMTVASQDADGVPGFSLGLRQDPGPVWSFAMSGARVSGGAPESGEWAHLLGLYDAETRRAHLYVNGHEVGTAAEANPAGTAGAFQIGRARGATGYRDRWRGDIGDVQVHDRIVVPGEVADLSWRKPKLLGHWSLEDAADDASPEQSGGAPLRLGTGASIYRGSDDCALNPDCTPVPWPLVGEGHLHLDGETGYAAADGPVVDTRDSFTVGVVVRLADSEPDHPMTVLSQAGEHTDAFKVRYEPSTYSWQLVMPEKDEAGAPERVVSEITGADGGEGPGQRLAVVYDDGTDTIKLYVNGYTGAEAVGHLPDGWHSSGALQIGRGKTGDGWGEYLHGDVDEVQAYSGALRDDDVRGLGWGTDPCLC; the protein is encoded by the coding sequence ATGACGCTCGCGGGGAGCTGCGTCGCGGCGCTGCTCGCCACGGCTGCCGGTACGGCGCACGCGGTGGACAACCTGCCGCCCGAGCAGCCCCTTGCGCAGGACCTCAAGTCGCAGGGCAAGGCCTGCGCGACGGGCGACAACACGGCGTACGTTTCGCAGCCGCCCAGGCTCAGTGCCGTGCTGTACGACCCCGAGGAGGACAATCAGCCCTCCGAGTTCAGCCCGGTCACGGCAGAATTCGAGGCGTGGTGGACGGACGCGACGGGGGTGGAGCAGCGCCGTGCTCACACCACCGTCACCTCATCCTCGGGTGCGTTCCATTACTGGACCATGCCGGACGACATCCCGGCGAACACCGTCGTTTCCTGGCATGTCCGCGCCCATGACGGCGAGGCGGCCTCCCCATGGAGCGATGAGGGAGAAGGCACGCTCTGTTCGTTCGTGTACGACGACACGAATCCCGAGAAGGCGACGATCACGTCCCCCGAATACCCCAACCCCGAGGACGTGTTCTGGGTGGACGGGGTGGGCGTCTACGGCCACTTCACCATGGACTCACCCTCCGATGACGTGGTGTCGTACAGGTACAGCTTTCTCGGTGGCCCGCACGGAACCGTCTCAGCCGAGCGTCCGGGTGCGGCCGTGACGATTCCCTACCTGCCGCTCAGGTCGGGGCCCGATTACCTGATGGTCCATGCGATCGACCGCTCCGGCCGCCTGGGCGAACGGGCGCAGTACAACTTCAACGTGAAGAGGGGGCGTGCCCCTGTCGCCCACTGGCCGCTGGACGACCCGGCAGGCTCCCGTTCGGCCTCTGCCGAGACGGGCGCCGTCGCCCGTGCGGGCACCGGCGTGACCTTCGGCGGTCCGGCGCCCGCGGGCACCGGAGCGACCGGCACGGTCAGCCTGGACGGCAGTGGCCATGGCTTCCTCACCACGGATGCCCCGGCCACGGACATCCGCAAGTCCTTCGCCGTCAGTGCGTGGGTGCGGCCCGCCGAAACCGGTCGGAACATGACCGTCGCCAGCCAGGACGCGGACGGAGTGCCCGGCTTCAGCCTTGGGCTGCGCCAGGATCCCGGGCCTGTCTGGTCGTTCGCGATGTCGGGTGCGCGGGTGTCCGGTGGCGCGCCCGAGTCCGGCGAGTGGGCGCATCTACTGGGGCTCTACGACGCGGAGACGAGGCGCGCGCACCTGTACGTCAACGGCCACGAGGTCGGCACCGCGGCGGAGGCGAATCCCGCCGGGACGGCCGGTGCCTTCCAGATCGGACGCGCCCGCGGGGCCACCGGCTACCGCGACCGGTGGCGCGGTGACATCGGGGACGTACAGGTCCACGACCGGATCGTCGTACCGGGCGAGGTGGCCGATCTGTCATGGCGCAAGCCGAAGCTGCTCGGCCACTGGTCGCTGGAGGACGCGGCGGACGACGCGAGCCCCGAGCAGTCGGGTGGCGCGCCTCTGCGGCTCGGCACCGGAGCTTCGATCTATCGAGGCTCCGACGACTGTGCGCTCAATCCCGACTGCACCCCCGTGCCGTGGCCGCTCGTGGGCGAAGGTCATCTGCACCTGGACGGCGAAACCGGGTACGCGGCCGCCGACGGTCCCGTCGTGGACACCCGCGACAGCTTCACCGTCGGTGTCGTCGTACGCCTCGCGGACTCCGAGCCGGATCATCCGATGACCGTGCTCTCGCAGGCCGGCGAGCACACCGACGCGTTCAAGGTCCGCTACGAGCCGTCCACGTACTCGTGGCAACTGGTGATGCCGGAGAAGGACGAGGCCGGGGCTCCCGAGAGGGTGGTGTCCGAGATCACGGGCGCCGACGGGGGCGAGGGCCCGGGCCAGCGTCTCGCGGTGGTCTACGACGACGGGACCGACACGATCAAGCTCTACGTCAACGGGTACACCGGCGCTGAGGCGGTCGGCCACCTCCCCGACGGCTGGCACAGCAGCGGTGCCCTCCAGATCGGCCGGGGAAAGACGGGTGACGGCTGGGGCGAGTACCTGCACGGCGACGTCGACGAGGTCCAGGCGTACTCCGGTGCGCTGCGGGACGACGACGTCCGCGGCCTGGGCTGGGGGACGGACCCCTGCCTGTGTTGA
- the frr gene encoding ribosome recycling factor, which translates to MIEETLLEAEEKMEKAVVVAKEDFAAIRTGRAHPAMFNKIVADYYGAPTPINQLASFSVPEPRMAVVTPFDKSALRNIEQAIRDSDLGVNPSNDGNIIRVVFPELTEERRREYIKVAKGKGEDAKISIRSVRRKAKDAIDKLIKDGEIGEDEGRRAEKELDDTTAKYVAQVDELLKHKESELLEV; encoded by the coding sequence GTGATCGAAGAGACCCTCCTCGAGGCCGAGGAGAAGATGGAGAAGGCCGTCGTGGTCGCCAAGGAGGACTTCGCCGCGATCCGCACCGGCCGTGCGCACCCGGCGATGTTCAACAAGATCGTCGCCGACTACTACGGTGCACCGACGCCGATCAACCAGCTGGCTTCGTTCTCCGTGCCGGAGCCGCGCATGGCGGTCGTGACGCCGTTCGACAAGAGCGCGCTGCGCAACATCGAGCAGGCGATCCGCGACTCGGATCTGGGCGTCAACCCGAGCAACGACGGAAACATCATCAGGGTGGTGTTCCCGGAGCTCACCGAGGAGCGCCGCCGCGAGTACATCAAGGTCGCCAAGGGCAAGGGCGAGGACGCGAAGATCTCGATCCGCTCCGTGCGCCGCAAGGCCAAGGACGCCATCGACAAGCTGATCAAGGACGGCGAGATCGGCGAGGACGAGGGCCGCCGTGCGGAGAAGGAGCTCGACGACACCACCGCGAAGTACGTCGCCCAGGTGGACGAGCTGCTCAAGCACAAGGAATCAGAGCTGCTCGAGGTCTGA
- the rpsB gene encoding 30S ribosomal protein S2 translates to MAVVTMRELLESGVHFGHQTRRWNPKMKRFIFTERNGIYIIDLLQSLSYIDRAYEFVKETVAHGGTVMFVGTKKQAQEAIAEQATRVGMPYVNQRWLGGMLTNFSTVYKRLQRLKELEQIDFEDVAASGLTKKELLVLSREKAKLEKTLGGIREMQKVPSAVWIVDTKKEHIAVGEARKLNIPVVAILDTNCDPDEVDYKIPGNDDAIRSVTLLTRVIADAVAEGLIARSGVATGDKGEKAAGEPLAEWERDLLEGEKKAEEAPAADAPAADAAEAPAAEAPAADAPVAEAPAADAPAAEGEQA, encoded by the coding sequence ATGGCCGTCGTCACGATGCGGGAGCTGCTGGAAAGCGGCGTCCACTTCGGTCACCAGACCCGTCGCTGGAACCCGAAGATGAAGCGCTTCATCTTCACCGAGCGCAACGGCATCTACATCATCGACCTGCTCCAGTCGCTGTCGTACATCGACCGCGCCTACGAGTTCGTCAAGGAGACCGTCGCCCACGGTGGCACGGTCATGTTCGTCGGTACGAAGAAGCAGGCGCAGGAGGCCATCGCCGAGCAGGCCACCCGCGTCGGCATGCCCTACGTCAACCAGCGCTGGCTGGGCGGCATGCTCACCAACTTCTCCACCGTCTACAAGCGTCTGCAGCGCCTCAAGGAGCTCGAGCAGATCGACTTCGAGGACGTCGCCGCTTCCGGTCTGACCAAGAAGGAGCTGCTGGTCCTCTCCCGCGAGAAGGCCAAGCTCGAGAAGACCCTCGGTGGTATCCGCGAGATGCAGAAGGTGCCCAGCGCCGTCTGGATCGTGGACACCAAGAAGGAGCACATCGCGGTCGGCGAGGCCCGGAAGCTCAACATCCCGGTCGTCGCCATCCTCGACACCAACTGCGACCCCGACGAGGTCGACTACAAGATCCCGGGCAACGACGACGCGATCCGCTCCGTCACCCTGCTCACCCGTGTGATCGCCGACGCCGTCGCCGAGGGCCTCATCGCCCGTTCCGGCGTCGCCACCGGTGACAAGGGCGAGAAGGCCGCGGGCGAGCCGCTCGCCGAGTGGGAGCGCGACCTGCTCGAGGGTGAGAAGAAGGCCGAGGAGGCCCCTGCCGCGGACGCCCCCGCCGCGGACGCCGCCGAGGCTCCGGCCGCCGAGGCGCCCGCTGCCGACGCTCCGGTCGCCGAGGCTCCGGCTGCCGACGCCCCGGCCGCCGAGGGCGAGCAGGCCTGA
- the pyrH gene encoding UMP kinase, translating into MTTNVEKSDDGKVRGRFLLKLSGEAFSGGGGLGVDPDVVHAIAREIAAVVRDGAQIAIVIGGGNFFRGAELQLRGMDRARSDYMGMLGTVMNCLALQDFLEKEGIQCRVQTAITMGQVAEPYIPLRAVRHLEKGRVVIFGAGMGMPYFSTDTTAAQRALEIDAEALLMGKNGVDGVYDSDPKANPDAVKFDSLGYGEVITRDLKVADATAITLCRDNKLPIVVFELLKEGNIARAVKGEKIGTLVGDQGSRD; encoded by the coding sequence ATGACCACCAACGTCGAGAAGAGCGACGACGGCAAAGTACGCGGCCGGTTTCTGCTGAAGCTGTCCGGAGAGGCCTTCTCCGGCGGTGGGGGCCTGGGCGTCGACCCGGACGTGGTGCACGCCATCGCCCGTGAGATCGCGGCCGTCGTGCGTGACGGCGCGCAGATCGCGATCGTCATCGGCGGCGGCAACTTCTTCCGCGGCGCCGAGCTCCAGCTGCGCGGCATGGACCGCGCCCGCTCCGACTACATGGGCATGCTCGGCACCGTGATGAACTGCCTCGCCCTCCAGGACTTCCTGGAGAAGGAAGGCATCCAGTGCCGCGTGCAGACCGCCATCACCATGGGCCAGGTCGCCGAGCCGTACATCCCGCTGCGTGCCGTACGGCACCTGGAGAAGGGCCGTGTGGTCATCTTCGGCGCCGGGATGGGCATGCCGTACTTCTCCACCGACACCACCGCCGCGCAGCGCGCCCTGGAGATCGACGCCGAGGCGCTGCTCATGGGCAAGAACGGTGTCGACGGGGTCTACGACTCCGACCCGAAGGCCAACCCGGACGCCGTCAAGTTCGACTCCCTCGGCTACGGCGAGGTCATCACACGGGACCTGAAGGTCGCCGACGCCACCGCCATCACGCTGTGCCGCGACAACAAGCTCCCCATCGTCGTCTTCGAACTTCTGAAGGAGGGCAATATCGCCCGCGCCGTCAAGGGTGAGAAGATCGGCACGCTTGTGGGTGACCAAGGCAGCCGGGACTGA
- a CDS encoding thiamine ABC transporter substrate-binding protein has translation MGNTKKFTAVVVGIGLVTLSACGSSDSGDTGDSKTVTLVSHDSWAVSKNVLKDFEKKSGYTVRVLKDGDAGQAVNKAILTKDNPQGDVFFGVDNTLLSRALDNGLFQSYEAKGADRVVPEYLADPDKHRVTPVDTGDICVNYDKAYFSEHGLTPPESLDDLVRPEYKNLLVTENASTSSPGLGFLLGTVARYGEDGWEGYWEKLQDNGVKVVDGWEQAYNEEFSGSAGGREAGGDRPLVVSYASSPPAEVVFADPKPKTAPTGVADGTCFRQVEYAGLLSNARNAEGGKALIDFLLTQEFQEDMPLNMFVHPVREDAQLPEEFVKYGPQAEDPQTMDPAEIAAGRDQWVKSWTSLVLK, from the coding sequence GTGGGCAACACCAAGAAGTTCACAGCGGTGGTCGTGGGAATCGGCCTCGTCACACTGTCCGCGTGCGGTTCGTCCGACAGCGGCGACACGGGGGACTCCAAGACGGTCACCCTGGTCAGCCACGACTCGTGGGCCGTGTCCAAGAACGTGCTGAAGGACTTCGAGAAGAAGTCCGGGTACACGGTCCGGGTGCTCAAGGACGGCGACGCCGGGCAGGCCGTCAACAAGGCGATCCTGACCAAGGACAACCCGCAAGGCGACGTCTTCTTCGGCGTCGACAACACGCTGCTGTCCCGGGCCCTGGACAACGGCCTGTTCCAGTCGTACGAGGCGAAGGGCGCCGACCGGGTCGTCCCCGAGTACCTGGCCGACCCGGACAAGCACCGGGTCACCCCGGTCGACACCGGCGACATCTGCGTCAACTACGACAAGGCCTACTTCAGCGAGCACGGCCTCACCCCGCCCGAGTCGCTCGACGACCTGGTCCGGCCCGAGTACAAGAACCTCCTCGTCACCGAGAACGCCTCCACGTCCTCGCCCGGCCTCGGCTTCCTGCTCGGCACCGTCGCCCGGTACGGCGAGGACGGCTGGGAGGGCTACTGGGAGAAGCTCCAGGACAACGGCGTGAAGGTCGTCGACGGCTGGGAGCAGGCGTACAACGAGGAGTTCTCCGGCTCCGCCGGCGGCCGGGAGGCGGGCGGCGACCGGCCGCTGGTCGTGTCGTACGCCTCGTCGCCGCCGGCCGAGGTCGTCTTCGCCGACCCGAAGCCGAAGACGGCGCCGACCGGGGTCGCGGACGGCACCTGCTTCCGGCAGGTCGAGTACGCCGGGCTGCTCAGCAACGCGCGCAACGCCGAGGGCGGCAAGGCGCTGATCGACTTCCTGCTCACCCAGGAGTTCCAGGAGGACATGCCGCTGAACATGTTCGTCCACCCGGTGCGTGAGGACGCCCAGCTGCCCGAGGAGTTCGTGAAGTACGGGCCGCAGGCCGAGGACCCGCAGACCATGGACCCGGCCGAGATCGCCGCCGGCCGCGACCAGTGGGTCAAGTCGTGGACCTCGCTCGTACTGAAGTAG
- the rlmN gene encoding 23S rRNA (adenine(2503)-C(2))-methyltransferase RlmN, giving the protein MPKPGELTFVAPRGAKKPPRHLADLTPAERKEAVAEIGEKPFRAKQLSQHYFARYAHDPEQWTDIPAASRDRLREALLPELMTVVRHLSTDADTTRKTLWRLFDGTLVESVLMRYPDRVTMCISSQAGCGMNCPFCATGQAGLDRNLSTAEIVHQIVDGMRALRDGEIPGGPARLSNIVFMGMGEPLANYKRVVGAIRALTDPEPDGLGLSQRGITVSTVGLVPAIHRFSDEGFKCRLAISLHAPDDELRDTLVPVNTRWKVREVLDAGWEYAAKSGRRLSIEYALIRDINDQAWRGDRLGRLLKGRPVHVNLIPLNPTPGSKWTASRPEDEKAFVEAIAAHGVPVTVRDTRGQEIDGACGQLAATER; this is encoded by the coding sequence ATGCCTAAGCCCGGAGAACTCACTTTTGTCGCGCCGCGCGGAGCCAAGAAGCCGCCGCGGCATCTTGCCGATCTCACGCCTGCCGAGCGCAAGGAGGCTGTGGCCGAGATCGGTGAGAAGCCGTTTCGTGCCAAGCAGCTCTCGCAGCACTACTTCGCGCGGTACGCGCACGATCCGGAACAGTGGACGGACATCCCCGCCGCGTCCCGGGACAGGCTGCGTGAGGCGCTGCTGCCCGAGTTGATGACCGTCGTACGGCATCTGTCGACCGACGCCGACACCACCCGCAAGACGCTGTGGCGGCTGTTCGACGGGACGCTCGTCGAGTCGGTGCTGATGCGGTACCCGGACCGGGTGACCATGTGCATCAGCTCACAGGCCGGCTGCGGGATGAACTGTCCCTTCTGCGCGACCGGACAGGCGGGGCTGGACCGGAACCTGTCCACCGCCGAGATCGTGCACCAGATCGTCGACGGGATGCGCGCCCTCCGGGACGGTGAGATCCCCGGCGGTCCGGCGCGGCTGTCGAACATCGTCTTCATGGGCATGGGCGAGCCCCTCGCCAACTACAAGCGGGTCGTCGGCGCGATCCGCGCCCTGACCGACCCCGAACCGGACGGACTCGGGCTGTCGCAGCGCGGGATCACCGTGTCGACCGTCGGGCTGGTGCCGGCCATCCACCGGTTCTCCGACGAGGGCTTCAAGTGCCGGCTCGCCATCTCCCTGCACGCGCCGGACGACGAGCTGCGTGACACCCTCGTCCCGGTCAACACGCGGTGGAAGGTGCGGGAAGTCCTGGACGCCGGGTGGGAGTACGCGGCCAAGTCGGGACGCCGGCTGTCCATCGAGTACGCGCTGATCCGGGACATCAACGACCAGGCCTGGCGCGGCGACCGGCTCGGCCGGCTCCTCAAGGGCAGGCCCGTGCACGTCAATCTGATCCCGCTCAACCCGACGCCCGGCTCGAAGTGGACCGCCTCGCGGCCCGAGGACGAGAAGGCGTTCGTCGAGGCGATCGCCGCGCACGGGGTACCGGTCACGGTCCGGGACACCCGTGGCCAGGAGATCGACGGAGCGTGTGGTCAGCTCGCCGCGACCGAGCGGTAG
- the tsf gene encoding translation elongation factor Ts, protein MANYTAADVKKLRELTGAGMMDCKKALDEAEGNVDKAVEALRIKGQKGVAKREGRSAENGAVVSIIADDNSSGVLVELKCETDFVAKGEKFQGVAQAIAEHVAKTSPADLEALLGSEIEPGKTVQAFVDEANANLGEKIVLDRFAQFAGGFVTAYMHRTMPDLPPQIGVLVELDKPDAEVAKGIAQHIAAFAPKYLAKEDVPAEVVESERRIAEETTRNEGKPEAAIAKIVEGRLNGFFKDATLLGQPYALDNKKSVQKVLDEAGVTLKRFSRIKVGI, encoded by the coding sequence ATGGCGAACTACACCGCCGCCGACGTCAAGAAGCTCCGTGAGCTCACGGGCGCCGGCATGATGGACTGCAAGAAGGCGCTGGACGAGGCCGAGGGCAACGTCGACAAGGCCGTCGAGGCGCTGCGCATCAAGGGCCAGAAGGGCGTCGCCAAGCGCGAGGGCCGCTCCGCCGAGAACGGCGCCGTGGTCTCCATCATCGCCGACGACAACTCCTCCGGCGTTCTGGTCGAGCTGAAGTGCGAGACGGACTTCGTCGCCAAGGGCGAGAAGTTCCAGGGCGTCGCCCAGGCGATCGCCGAGCACGTGGCGAAGACCTCCCCGGCCGACCTCGAGGCCCTGCTCGGCTCCGAGATCGAGCCCGGCAAGACCGTCCAGGCGTTCGTGGACGAGGCCAACGCCAACCTGGGCGAGAAGATCGTGCTGGACCGCTTCGCGCAGTTCGCCGGCGGCTTCGTGACCGCGTACATGCACCGCACGATGCCGGACCTGCCCCCGCAGATCGGTGTCCTCGTCGAGCTCGACAAGCCCGACGCCGAGGTCGCCAAGGGCATCGCCCAGCACATCGCCGCCTTCGCGCCGAAGTACCTCGCCAAGGAGGACGTGCCGGCCGAGGTCGTCGAGAGCGAGCGCCGCATCGCCGAGGAGACCACCCGCAACGAGGGCAAGCCCGAGGCCGCGATCGCCAAGATCGTCGAGGGTCGCCTGAACGGCTTCTTCAAGGACGCCACGCTGCTCGGCCAGCCGTACGCGCTGGACAACAAGAAGTCGGTCCAGAAGGTCCTGGACGAGGCCGGTGTCACCCTGAAGCGCTTCTCGCGCATCAAGGTCGGCATCTGA
- a CDS encoding phosphatidate cytidylyltransferase, which yields MNDSSWGAPPHAGYWGPSERGPVQGAAPAGPTYDALDAQQTRPMSPVPDVSATGGNQDDGRGAARLGGPLFRDESPAAQPFTPPQNPEPMHDAPQPAPAPQKKSAGRDLSAAIGVGVGLGAVIVASLFIVKAVFVGVVAVAVVVGLWELTKRLEERKGIKAPLVPLAVGGAAMVVAGYVRGAEGAWMAMALTALAVLVWRMTEPPEGYLKDVTAGVFAAFYVPFLATFVTMMLTADDGPRRVFMFLLLTVVSDTGAYAVGWRFGRHKLAPRISPGKTREGLLGAVAFAMVAGALCMQFLIDDGTWWQGLLLGLAVAASATLGDLGESMIKRDLGIKDMGTLLPGHGGIMDRLDSLLPTAPVVWLLLVLFVGSG from the coding sequence ATGAACGACTCTTCCTGGGGAGCGCCGCCGCACGCCGGGTACTGGGGGCCGTCCGAGCGGGGGCCTGTCCAGGGGGCCGCCCCGGCGGGTCCCACGTACGATGCGCTAGACGCGCAGCAGACTCGCCCCATGTCCCCTGTGCCCGACGTATCCGCAACCGGCGGAAACCAGGATGACGGGCGGGGGGCCGCTCGGCTGGGCGGCCCCTTGTTCCGCGACGAGAGCCCGGCGGCGCAGCCCTTCACTCCGCCGCAGAATCCGGAGCCCATGCACGACGCCCCGCAACCGGCGCCCGCCCCGCAGAAGAAGAGCGCGGGCCGGGACCTGAGCGCCGCGATAGGTGTCGGGGTCGGACTCGGCGCGGTGATCGTCGCCTCGCTGTTCATCGTCAAGGCGGTGTTCGTCGGGGTCGTCGCGGTCGCCGTCGTGGTGGGCCTGTGGGAGCTGACCAAGCGGCTCGAGGAGCGCAAGGGCATCAAGGCGCCGCTCGTACCGCTCGCGGTGGGCGGCGCAGCGATGGTCGTCGCCGGATACGTCCGCGGAGCCGAGGGCGCCTGGATGGCGATGGCGCTCACCGCGCTCGCGGTACTGGTCTGGCGGATGACGGAACCGCCGGAGGGTTACCTCAAGGACGTCACCGCGGGGGTCTTCGCCGCGTTCTACGTGCCGTTCCTGGCGACCTTCGTGACAATGATGCTCACCGCGGACGACGGTCCGCGCCGCGTCTTCATGTTCCTGCTGCTGACCGTGGTCAGTGACACGGGCGCCTACGCCGTCGGCTGGCGCTTCGGCCGGCACAAGCTGGCCCCGCGCATCAGTCCCGGCAAGACCCGTGAGGGCCTGCTCGGAGCCGTCGCCTTCGCCATGGTCGCCGGTGCGCTGTGCATGCAGTTCCTGATCGACGACGGCACCTGGTGGCAGGGGCTGCTCCTCGGTCTCGCGGTCGCCGCCAGCGCCACGCTGGGCGACCTCGGCGAATCGATGATCAAGCGCGACCTCGGCATCAAGGACATGGGCACGCTGCTGCCGGGCCACGGCGGCATCATGGACCGGCTGGACTCCTTGCTGCCGACGGCACCGGTGGTGTGGTTGCTGCTGGTGCTGTTCGTGGGATCCGGCTGA